A window of Nicotiana sylvestris chromosome 8, ASM39365v2, whole genome shotgun sequence genomic DNA:
TAAGCCAAGATCTGCACTCTGTTACAAAACAGTTTCCTCTTTCTTGTAGATTTTATATGGATTTCTGCTACAAGAAAAAGCTAAAAGAACTGTGAGATGCTGGTGGGTTTCTGCTCTGTGATCTATAGAAGGTGGTAAAAGATATTGAAATTCTTGATGGTAAATGGGTACTTTCTATTTCCTGGCTGTAATGACTAGATGTAGAGAATCTTGGCTTATAAATGAAATAAAGCGGAGTATTTCTCTGTTTATTTTGAGTTATATGTGTTGATATTCTAAGAGTTGCATACTACGAATTTGAGTTTTCAGTTACTGAAAATCTTTATGTACCTGTAAATTTAAATGTTTTCGTTATAAGAAGATTTTCTGGATGAATGAACTGCCTGCGAAATTGAATCCCACAACAACAACTGCCCAGTGtgttcccacaagtggggtttggggaggataAGATGTATgcaaccttacccctaccatATAAAGACAGGAAGACTATTTCCGATAAACTCTCGGCTAAAGAAAAGATGGAAGAAGCACTGATAGCATCATAGCCACCTTCGAAATTGAATCAAATTATTTTATTTCGctttaaaagaaaacaagtaaGTGTGATCCAATTCAGTGACTCTGAACTCCGTCATTCATTTAGAGATAAAGAGAGCATGTGACTCAATTTTCATTATTTCCCATTAATATTTTTATCCATTTATTTTTCTGGGTGACAGAATTCAGTTGCCCATACAACTGGGCGTGTGACTGTTAGTATGTCTGAACTTGCAATTTCTTTCACATCATCAAGAGTAGTTAGCCGGCTTTTAGTACTAATTTGTCACTTGTGCCCATCATGCCGTTGCGCATTTTTGGCTGCTGCCGAGCTCAACTTCAACATTGTTAGTGGGAGCAATTAATTAGATTACATTTAAACAAGCTATTACTTGAGTGATATTTGATTATTCATGCTGGTACTTTGAATATATTTGTTGTTAGATTCTGAAATCATGTTGAGTGTTACTACAGGCAATTATATCTCTATTAATGTTTACGCCTTTTGCAATTGCAATGGAGGGTTCCGAAAGGTGGGAAATAGGATGGCAAAACACACTCTCTCAAATAGGATCCAATTTTGTTAATTGGTGAGGATTGACAACTTCCACTTTTCATGATGCATGCTCCTAGTATTTGCTGAGGAATAGTTGTACCTCAATTATTGAATATGTATCTTGGTTGCTGCAGTTTGAGTTGAGTTTACATCGTCCTCCATATTACTTGAATCATGGTTGTTTTGTTTGACTATTTTAGAATGTTGATAAAAACTAAAGGTACTTTATATTAATCCCTTTTTTCCTAGGCATCAGTCAGGTATAAGGTGATTATGGATGCTGTGCTTGTGTCTATATTAATGGATGCTGCCTTAGTCTCTAACTCtctcttttgcatacttctgaATCATTTAATAAACTATGTGATAGCTCTTGTTATGTTATTGCTGATAGTTTTCCTACTTGGATGCTTATAGTAAAAGTTTTTTTCACGAAATATTTTATGACTATCCTATTAACAGTTTTTGTCTTTGGGTTTCGTATAGAGTATCAGCACATGACATATGCTATCACTTATATAACCAGTTGTTTTATATGTCATTGGATGAGATTTCTCACCTGTTGTTTAGCATAGAAATACAATGAAGCGGATATCTTTCATTGTTACCTCCATCATAATCTTCCAAATACCTGTTCGACTCATCAATGCACTTGGAGCTGCCATTATCTTCATAGGAACTTTCATGTATTCACAAGTGAGTTTCTTCTTCACTGTCTATTGCTTAAAAATTCTGCTGCATCAAAGCGCACTGTTGGAAGTGAAGAAGCAAATAGAGTTCTATTAGGAATATAGCATTGATCCTGGAAGGTACATGGGTTCTTCATTTGGTTTGTCCTTCTTCCTATTTAAAGAATCATCGAAGTTAATTCCTGATCATAGTTCCAATATATGTTTGGTGGTATTTTTCATATAGCTTCTAAATTTATCAATTTTCTTTCTGAAGACTTCAATTGAAGGATGTTTGAATAAGCAAAGAAGTTTTTCTTTTGtgaaaggcaaaatacataagttacctCTCGACCTATGgaccaaatccctgttacacactttcTGACCCCGAAAATCAttttacacactcaaccttttcaaAGTGTGTCTAATACACACCTTTTTTGATACGTGGCTCGCGAGTGTTTTAACAAAAATAATGAGCGCgtgtatttcttttattttccatttttatcaaataaAAAAGTTTCCAAACTAATAATCTCTGTCTCCTGTCTTGCCCAAACTACTAGGACCCGCCTCCTTCCTCTCCGGCCTTCCCCAAACACCCATTCTGTTTCGTCTCTTCCtctgaaatttcaaaaattcacaaaactcaTGGTAAATAATTTAAAGGAAGTGCTATAAATTTTGTTTAAAATTGTCTTTCAAACTTCTGTCGCTTTTTTTTCTGTCATTAAAACCCACAAACTATTTAATCTTTacataaataaaaaagaatttttttaatatttcatGAGAATGACTAAAATTATAAAATCCCAACTCAGTTTCCTTCCTATAAGGGTAGGTTTGAGATCTATTCATAATAAAGTTGTTTAATTCATGGAAATGAAAAATTGACTTTGATTTACTTTGTTTGAGTGTAGTATGAGATCTGAAAATGgaagaggaaaatgaaaaataTAGGAGTTGCAATTTCAGTTTTCATCTCTTCTATTCTCGGTCTTGGGTTTGCTATGGAGGAATCAATGCAAAATTGAATATGGGTGAAGCTAATAATCTGTGGTTATGACTTTTTTCTTGTGGTGCCATCGACGGCGCACGGCAGTAGAAGATGGAGAAGTTAAAAGGATTTTCAAATTGGGGGTATAAGagtaattttaaatattttcctttttaaaaaataataatgacACATGTCATGACTTTATTGGTGCGTGACATTATACATCTTTTGGTAAACTGGTCAAGAAAAAAGAGGTGTGTATTAGACACACTCTGAAAAAGTTAAATGTGTAAGATAATTTTTGTAGTAAgaaagtgtgtaacagggatttggtcCATAGTTTAAGGGGCAagttatgtattttgcctttgtGAAAATTAAGTCATGTTTTACTTTTGAAATGGACCGAGTGCAAGTTGCACATACAGATCATAACAACAGAGGTGTGTAACAAGTCTATCGTTAAGGTGCACCATATATGACCATGCTTACTGAGGCAACTTTAAATTGTTGTTGCGTAACCTGATATTCttgggcttttttttttttttttttttttttttaataaaagatGAAGCACGATGCTCATATTTGGATGCTAAGTGCCTCTTCAATTGCAAAAATAGATATTTGGATACTAAGTGCCTCTCCAATTGCAAAAATAGATTAACCAACTCTCAAATATCCTGTCGATAAAGGTATTAGTTTATCTGTGAAGCAAGGAATGCAAGTTAAGAAAATAGTGATACAAACATGTTCATCCAAAATGTATGTGTCAGTTAGAATGTATATGACAGATAGAAGTTGCGACGGTGCCTATTATTGCAGAAAAGGTAATTCAATATTTTATTTTGTCGGATGCTCTCTTATGCTTCCTTGGCTCCTTGACTTAAGCATTGTTTTTGTCTTCttactcttttttcctttgaGTGCAGGTGGTTTTGCCCAATTAATTCGTTCAATTTCACCAATACTGGATGAGACAATAAGATTCAAAATCCTCACTCTTCTTCCATGCATTTTCAGATATGTTCGTCATTCGTATATCACTGTGAGATTTGCTGATTACAACCAAAGCCAAGTCAATGAAGTTGACTATGCTTGAAATTTAGTACCCCAGATCTAACTGTACTTTTATCCTCTTTTGCATATAATATTGTGCCATGAAGTACCCTCCTGTATCCATGTTGTACATAATACTCTTTTTCTTGAGGTTACTTATTTCAATTTCAATAGTGAGCACTATTTTTACTAGCACCAGCATACATGAAAAAAATACTAGCTAACATGTGACGATGGTTCGTTATGTTGAAAGCAGAGGTTTTCCTATGTGGGTCAAGTGAATTTTGCTATTCCTATTATGAACTTGATTTATCATTGCTGAAGTGAAGATATTAAATCATTCTTTTAGCTCATCAGTGTTTTTTTTGGTAAACAAAGTAACTTTCCGTTGTGTCCATGGAGATGCATACCACATGTTTTGTATCTCAATTGTCAACTGCGCTTGTCCTTCGACTGTCAAAATATCCAATCAGAATTTTAGGGAGTTGTAATATTTTACTTTGAATATTTCTCTGTGGAACGTAACCGAGGAACATGTAATCATCTAGAGCTTTGTCTAAGCAGTTTCCAAAGTAGTTGAGAGTCACAATTTTAGTCATGCAAATAGTTAGGGTAACAAAAATCAAAAGCACTAAATTACCAGGTGACCTGTGATTTTCATTTGATCATTTACACGCTATAGTTCCAAATCGTCTAGAGTAGTTTGCAAAGCATTTGAGAATCGCCATCTTAATCATACAAATAGTTACAATGGGATGACGAAAATCAAAAGCACTAAATTACCACGTGAGATCAATTTTGATCTTTCATAGACACTACAACTGTCCGAGGCAACTTCATAGGAGAAGAAAGAAATTTTATAATAATTGGGCCCGGGCTACTCCTAACTAGTGGAGTCAATAAGTTCTACTCTAGAATTTGAATTTGATGGGCAAAACTTGATTAGGAACAACATTGATAGCAATACATCCTCCTAAATGCTTTAGGCAAGAAACTAATATGCAAATTAAGATCACAGCAATCGGCACATCGTCTACTAGATCTCCTAATGCTCTGTAAGTAAGGAGATCAGTGCAAGATCCACCTCTTCAAATATGAGACGTACAGAGTGTTTCACTAATTGAAGCTTTTGGGAAAAATGCTTGTGGACAGCTGAGCAGACATGCTTATTTCTTCTACAGTTTGTTTGCAGTATAAGAGGGGACAGTTGCCAAATCATTTCTTCTTGAAGAGGAAATGTGCAACCATCCATTCTTCTCCATTGTTGTAGTCAAACAGTTCAGCAACTGAAATGAAAAACGTTCTCCAATAGACAGTCCACTTAACAGCTGAATCCTTCCCATAAGTTGACTCCATTATTGGCTTTATGGAAGTTTTGTTCTGGTCCATTCTCTTAAGCCATTCTTCACTGAAAAGGGGTATTCTAGTTTAGTTGTTTGATCAAATGAGCAAGGTTATTCTCGTAAGCTAAAACCCATTAAACAGCACCACACatgttttttccttcttttttatttaaaatattcaaattggCAAACCATGTCATTTTATAGCTCATACATCAATCATGTTCTATGCTCACCTTGTCTGTGCATAATGCTTTCCGTTAACGAGCCAGTGATTAACCACAGAAACATCATCCTGCATGCAAACATCACCTTAAACACTAAGAAATCATAAAATGGTTTAAGGCCACAAAAGGCATGTTCTTTCAACTGCAAAATACTTGTTTCATGTGACTTCTGGTAGTTGTTAGTCATTTATGCATCTTTCAATGGAATGTGATCGAATGTACTAGATGTAAGAAACAAGCAGCATGTTGGATTTTATAAGCTCACCTGAAAATAAAGGAGGAGATTTGCAGAAGGCATCGTACCGCCACTGAAGAAGTAGCGAGTGATCCAATCATCATCATTAACATCCTGCAGAAAATTATATACTATATCTGTAATTGAAGTAGGTAATGATTGATATTCGAATTTATTCTAGTGAATAGATTCGTCATTATCTAAAAACCAATGCATCAGCAGATCAATGTATGTACCTCGAAGTGGTAAGCGAATGCCTTGTGGCAAAAATGATGAACAAAAAGAAGACTATCTGGCTTCATCCATCTGGAGATCTTCTTGAGGAGATCTCCGTAGTTCTTCATATGCTATGAAGTGAAAATATTTATTAGCTATATATCATAACTGTAAATTGTAACCTGAGAACAAATACTCTGTTTAAACACAATACCTCAAACATTTCAATAGACAATATTCGATCATAGGAACCTTCCATCTCAAATGTGCTAATATCTGCAACTATGATCTCCACATTCTGCAGCTGAAGTTCCCTAAACACATAAACCACAGGAAAATAAGATAGTTATCAATATAGAACTTGATCTTTC
This region includes:
- the LOC104219111 gene encoding (S)-coclaurine N-methyltransferase-like, whose translation is MDAIVQVPYNATVRLMLSSLERNLLPDAVIRRLTRLLLAARLRSSYKPSAELQLSDLLHFVHSLKEMPIAVMTEKAKSQHYELPTSFFKFVLGKHFKYSCCYFRDKSSTLEDAEKAMMELYCERSQLKDGHTVLDVGCGWGSLSLYIAQKYCSCKVTGICNSVTQKAHVEEQCRELQLQNVEIIVADISTFEMEGSYDRILSIEMFEHMKNYGDLLKKISRWMKPDSLLFVHHFCHKAFAYHFEDVNDDDWITRYFFSGGTMPSANLLLYFQDDVSVVNHWLVNGKHYAQTSEEWLKRMDQNKTSIKPIMESTYGKDSAVKWTVYWRTFFISVAELFDYNNGEEWMVAHFLFKKK